A stretch of Salvelinus namaycush isolate Seneca chromosome 42, SaNama_1.0, whole genome shotgun sequence DNA encodes these proteins:
- the LOC120034835 gene encoding hypermethylated in cancer 1 protein-like has product MANCVGFHTQIASIMEVLANAAVAEICKLVDDDYAVFRLEVTQSQKENRGLRRKLQLLELKVSRERAERTIRERVLASRPSSVKILDRYRGMARGEGHITGGHRSFVKPAGHNTWRDDQTITVDEGSGTSTQHVIMIESADAEAAGPGVKQERSEGEEDPRHSRDNQTGAAGDPPVATEDTAPAPLRTRRSITEVSGMPNTVLKSETDTETLTVTHRLLHTGSDHRSDPERQGLGRLGCPPAPSSEYLPVFHQSHRMVHTRGDGYGDALNIGGDDPSCSYATEIDPGNMPLGLETQTDLSKGDWNRYSSSVHSEGCLDKKGEVIVVDEVTVKVEGDVPPTWNADSHLVEGHSQGRDFLDYRGSLETNLNIATPSSLHVFRDRDPVSASMGPSDSHGSVRFDEVLNSNDRAKALAPGGGDTSGNIKEKRFLCMFCNKGFSCPQKVEIHQRVHTGVKCFSCTQCQMRFVQAGDLKRHQRVHTGEKPYSCPQCEKRFSRQDHLKMHMKVHTGERPFACTQCGKRFSERRCLRIHQQKNHSTL; this is encoded by the exons aTGGCTAACTGTGtgggttttcacactcaaatagcctccattatggaggtgctagcgaatgcagccgtggcagagatctgtaaactcgtagacgacgactatgcagtgtttcgtttggaagtaactcaaagccagaaagaaaacaggggattgcggaggaaactacagctacTGGAACTGAAGGTGTCACGGGAGCGCGCAGAGAGGACAATACGAGAGCGCGTACTCGCCAGTCGTCCCAGTAGTGTTAAGATCCtcgaccgatacagaggaatggcaagag GAGAAGGACATATCACTGGAGGccacaggagctttgtgaagccagcaggacacaaTACATGGAGAGATGATCAAAcaatcactgttgatgaggggagtggaacctcaacccagcacgttatcatgatagag TCTGCAGATgcagaggctgcaggtcctgggGTCAAGCAGGAGAGatctgaaggagaggaggacccacGGCACAGCAGAGACAACCAGACTGGTGCGGCAGGTGATCCCCCTGTAGCCACGGAGGATACCGCCCCAGCGCCGCTCAGGACCCGACGCAGCatcacggaggtcagtggaaTGCCGAACACCGTCCtcaagtcagagacagacacagagactttaACTGTAACACACAGGCTCTTACACACAGGATCTGACCACAGATCAGACCCAGAGAGACAGGGCCTGGGGAGACTGGGCTGTCCTCCTGCCCCTAGCTCGGAGTATTTACCGGTATTTCATCAGAGCCACAGGATGGTTCATACCCGTGGGGATGGCTATGGTGATGCGTTAAACATTGGCGGTGATGATCCGTCTTGTTCTTATGCTACAGAGATAGACCCAGGCAACATGCCCTTGGGTTTAGAGACACAGACTGATCTGTCTAAAGGGGACTGGAaccggtacagtagtagtgtacactctgaagggtgcctagataagaaaggggaggttATCGTCGTAGATGAAGTGACTGTGAAAGTGGAGGGCGACGTTCCTCCCACATGGAATGCAGATAGTCACCTCGTAGAGGGACACTCACAGGGCAGAGATTTCTTAGATTACAGGGGAAGCTTAGAGACAAATCTAAATATCGCCACCCCCTCCTCTTTACATGTGTTCAGGGATCGCGACCCAGTGTCCGCGTCGATGGGGCCTTCCGATTCACATGGAAGCGTCCGTTTCGATGAGGTATTGAACTCAAACGACAGGGCTAAAGCCCTGGCTCCGGGAGGGGGAGACACATCAGGCAATATTAAAGAGAAACGGTTCCTttgcatgttctgtaacaaaggcttcagctgcccccagaaggtggagatccaccagagggtccacacaggagTGAAATGCTTCAGTTGTACCCAGTGTCAGATGCGCTTTGTCCAGGCTGgtgacctgaagaggcaccagagggtccacacaggggagaaaccctacagctgcccacagtgtgagaagaggttctcccgcCAGGACCACCTGAAGATGCACATGAAggtccacacaggagagaggccGTTCGCCTGTACGCAGTgtgggaagaggttctcagaaaggagatgcctcaggatacaccagcagaaaaaccATTCCACTCTATAA